One segment of Haemophilus influenzae DNA contains the following:
- the thiP gene encoding thiamine/thiamine pyrophosphate ABC transporter permease → MLSLFHHPQFRLRHYVGGVVVIGVITLFYGSALSSIFTLGDELQWRAWFTDDYLQHLILFSFGQALLSTVLSIFFGLLLARALFYKPFFGKKWLLKLMSLTFVLPALVAIFGLIGIYGSSGWLAWFANLFGMSWQGHIYGLSGILIAHLFFNIPLAAQLFLQSLQSIPYQQRQLAAQLNLQGWQFVKLVEWPVFRQQCLPTFSLIFMLCFTSFTVVLTLGGGPQYTTLETAIYQAILFEFDLPKAALFAMLQFVFCLLLFSLTSRFSPSNQNGLSNSNIWFVKPKSAVKIFHVFVLIVFVFFLFSPVLNILISALSSSSLLKVWHNSQLWHALGYSLSIAPLSALLALTMAIALLLLSRRLEWLHYQKIAQFIINTGMVILAIPILVLAMGLFLLLQERDFSNIDLFIIVVFCNALSAMPFVLRILSAPFHNNMRYYENLCNSLGIVGWQRFYLIEWKTLRAPLRYAFALGLALSLGDFTAIALFGNQEFTSLPHLLYQQLGNYRNQDAAVTAGILLLLCGILFAFIHTYRDADDLSK, encoded by the coding sequence ATGCTGTCGTTATTTCATCATCCACAATTCCGCCTGCGTCATTATGTGGGCGGCGTTGTTGTCATCGGCGTGATTACGCTTTTTTATGGAAGTGCGTTAAGTTCAATCTTTACATTGGGCGATGAATTACAATGGCGAGCTTGGTTTACTGATGATTATCTACAGCATCTGATTCTTTTCAGTTTTGGGCAAGCTTTACTTTCTACCGTTTTATCTATTTTCTTTGGTTTACTTCTCGCTCGGGCATTATTTTATAAGCCATTTTTTGGAAAAAAGTGGTTGTTAAAATTAATGTCGCTAACTTTTGTCTTACCTGCTTTAGTGGCAATTTTTGGTTTGATCGGTATTTATGGTTCAAGCGGTTGGTTAGCTTGGTTTGCTAATCTTTTTGGAATGTCGTGGCAGGGGCATATTTACGGACTTTCGGGAATTTTAATTGCGCACCTTTTTTTCAATATCCCACTGGCAGCGCAACTTTTCTTACAAAGTTTGCAAAGTATCCCTTATCAGCAACGTCAGCTTGCAGCCCAGCTTAATTTACAAGGTTGGCAATTCGTTAAATTGGTGGAGTGGCCTGTTTTTCGTCAGCAATGTTTGCCCACATTTAGCTTGATTTTTATGCTGTGTTTTACCAGTTTTACCGTTGTTCTTACGCTAGGTGGTGGGCCTCAATATACAACATTAGAAACAGCAATCTACCAAGCGATTTTATTTGAATTTGATCTGCCGAAAGCGGCACTCTTTGCTATGTTGCAATTTGTATTTTGCTTGCTTTTATTTAGTTTAACATCTCGTTTTTCGCCTTCTAATCAAAATGGTTTGAGCAATAGTAATATTTGGTTTGTGAAACCTAAAAGTGCGGTCAAAATTTTCCATGTTTTTGTTTTAATTGTTTTTGTCTTTTTCCTTTTTTCGCCAGTTTTGAATATTCTTATTAGCGCATTGAGTTCATCAAGTTTACTCAAGGTTTGGCATAATTCTCAACTTTGGCATGCGTTAGGTTATTCACTTTCTATCGCACCCTTGTCCGCATTACTTGCATTAACGATGGCGATTGCCTTATTGCTTTTATCACGCCGTTTAGAATGGTTACATTATCAGAAAATCGCTCAATTTATTATTAATACAGGAATGGTAATTTTGGCAATCCCGATTTTAGTGCTTGCGATGGGGTTATTTTTATTATTACAAGAGCGTGATTTTTCCAATATTGATTTGTTTATCATCGTTGTATTTTGTAATGCCTTAAGTGCAATGCCTTTTGTTTTACGTATTTTAAGCGCACCTTTTCATAACAATATGCGTTATTACGAAAATCTGTGTAACAGTTTGGGAATTGTAGGTTGGCAACGTTTTTATCTGATTGAGTGGAAAACCTTGCGCGCACCGCTGCGTTATGCTTTTGCTTTAGGTTTAGCGTTATCTCTCGGCGATTTTACGGCGATTGCGTTATTTGGCAATCAAGAGTTTACTTCTCTACCGCATTTGTTATATCAGCAGCTAGGGAATTATCGTAATCAAGATGCAGCTGTAACCGCAGGGATTTTATTATTGCTTTGTGGCATATTGTTTGCCTT
- the thiB gene encoding thiamine ABC transporter substrate binding subunit, whose protein sequence is MNLLKLTLISTALFSTAALAQSQQSVNVYSYDSFTSEWGAGPKVKQDFEKAHPQCTINFTPFESVGVLLNRVRLEGKKTKADIVLGLDNFFLEQAEKTGIFAPNNVDLTQLDLPTKWTNKTFLPFDFGNYAFVYDKTKLQNPPKSLKELVERQDLRVIYQDPRTSSVGRGLLVWMNVIYPEDKIQSAWKNLDKHTVTVGKGWSDTYGAFLKGEADLVLSYSTSPLYHQLFEKKDNYAATDFAEGHITQVELAARVANHPNQCADDFMAFLISPTAQKHIVTANIMLPVIQGEIEPHFDALKVQQKMQTPINPTVNPEQLKNWISTWQITLTK, encoded by the coding sequence ATGAACCTTCTTAAATTAACCTTAATTTCTACCGCACTTTTTTCCACTGCAGCATTAGCACAATCACAGCAAAGTGTGAACGTATATAGCTACGATTCTTTCACTTCTGAATGGGGTGCGGGGCCAAAAGTAAAACAAGATTTTGAAAAAGCACACCCACAATGCACTATTAATTTTACGCCTTTTGAAAGCGTTGGAGTGTTGCTCAACCGTGTTCGTTTGGAAGGAAAGAAAACAAAAGCGGATATTGTGCTAGGTTTAGATAACTTTTTTTTGGAACAAGCTGAAAAAACAGGTATTTTTGCGCCAAATAACGTGGATTTAACTCAGCTTGATTTACCAACAAAATGGACAAATAAGACCTTCTTGCCTTTCGACTTCGGTAACTATGCTTTTGTGTATGATAAAACCAAATTACAAAACCCACCGAAAAGTTTGAAAGAATTAGTTGAACGTCAAGATCTTCGTGTGATTTATCAAGATCCTCGCACCAGCAGTGTGGGACGTGGTTTATTGGTTTGGATGAATGTAATTTATCCTGAAGATAAAATTCAATCTGCTTGGAAAAATTTAGATAAGCATACGGTAACAGTGGGTAAAGGCTGGTCAGATACTTACGGTGCATTCTTAAAAGGCGAAGCGGATTTAGTATTAAGTTACAGCACATCGCCACTTTATCATCAACTTTTTGAGAAAAAAGATAATTATGCGGCGACAGATTTTGCGGAAGGGCATATTACTCAAGTAGAATTAGCGGCAAGAGTTGCCAACCATCCAAATCAATGTGCGGATGATTTTATGGCATTTTTAATTTCGCCTACAGCACAAAAACATATTGTGACAGCCAATATTATGTTGCCAGTTATTCAAGGCGAAATTGAACCGCACTTTGATGCGCTTAAAGTTCAACAAAAAATGCAAACACCAATTAATCCAACAGTGAATCCTGAGCAGTTAAAAAATTGGATCAGCACTTGGCAAATTACATTAACAAAATAA
- a CDS encoding helix-hairpin-helix domain-containing protein, whose protein sequence is MKLMKTLFTSFVLCGALAAGSTFAEDKVVEQTTQAVVTTQTDSQVAAAMMGDKLNINIATASEIQKSLTGIGAKKAEAIVQYREKHGNFTNVEQLLEVQGIGKATLEKNRDRIIF, encoded by the coding sequence ATGAAATTAATGAAAACATTATTCACTTCGTTTGTATTGTGTGGGGCACTTGCAGCTGGTTCCACTTTTGCTGAAGACAAGGTGGTTGAGCAAACAACTCAAGCTGTTGTGACCACTCAAACGGATTCACAAGTAGCAGCAGCTATGATGGGAGATAAATTGAATATTAACATAGCAACTGCCAGTGAAATTCAAAAATCCCTAACTGGCATTGGTGCGAAAAAAGCGGAAGCTATTGTGCAATATCGTGAAAAACACGGTAATTTTACTAATGTAGAACAGCTTTTAGAAGTACAAGGAATTGGCAAAGCAACACTAGAGAAAAATCGTGATCGTATAATCTTTTAA